In Papaver somniferum cultivar HN1 unplaced genomic scaffold, ASM357369v1 unplaced-scaffold_41, whole genome shotgun sequence, one genomic interval encodes:
- the LOC113342468 gene encoding 2-methyl-6-phytyl-1,4-hydroquinone methyltransferase, chloroplastic-like → MASSSMLNGAESLTLIRKIAPKGLGFTGSELSGRCFPKMTVVSYGKIYKSRKTLGGVRCSSSSLSSSRPSSQPRFIQHKKEAFWFYRFLSIVYDHVINPGHWTEDMRDDALEPADLSDRNMIVVDVGGGTGFTTLGIVKHVDAKNVTILDQSPHQLAKAKEKEALKDCKIIEGDAEDLPFRTDYADRYVSAGSIEYWPDPQRGIKEAYRVLKLGGKACLIGPVYPTFWLSRFFADVWMLFPKEEEYIEWFTKAGFKNVQLKRIGPKWYRGVRRHGLIMGCSITGVKPASGDSPLKLGPKEEDVEKPVNSFTFFLRFILGITAAAYYVLVPIYMWIKDLIFPKGMPI, encoded by the exons ATGGCTTCTTCTTCAATGCTCAATGGAGCTGAAAGCTTAACACTTATTAGAAAAATAGCTCCAAAAGGGTTAGGCTTTACAGGTTCAGAACTCAGTGGGAGGTGCTTTCCTAAGATGACAGTAGTTTCCTATGGTAAAATTTATAAATCTAGAAAAACTCTAGGAGGAGTtagatgcagcagcagcagtctttCATCATCTAGGCCAAGTTCTCAACCTAGGTTTATACAACACAAAaaagaagcattttggttttatagATTCCTCTCTATAGTATATGACCATGTTATAAACCCTGGGCATTGGACTGAAGACATGAGAGATGATGCACTCGAACCCGCTGATTTATCCGATAGGAATATGATAGTTGTTGATGTTGGAGGTGGAACTGGTTTTACTACTCTGGGTATTGTAAAGCATGTTGACGCCAAAAACGTTACGATTCTTGATCAGTCTCCTCACCAACTTGCCAAGGCAAAGGAGAAGGAGGCATTGAAGGATTGCAAGATTATCGAAGGTGATGCTGAGGATCTTCCATTTCGTACTGATTATGCTGATAGATATGTATCAGCTGGAAG TATTGAGTACTGGCCAGACCCCCAACGTGGCATCAAGGAAGCATACAGAGTCTTGAAACTAGGTGGCAAAGCTTGTCTAATTGGTCCTgtatatccaaccttttggttgtctCGCTTCTTTGCGGATGTTTGGATGCTGTtcccaaaagaagaagaatacattgAGTGGTTCACTAAGGCCGGATTTAAAAATGTCCAACTCAAGAGGATTGGACCAAAATGGTACCGTGGTGTACGTCGACATGGCCTTATCATGGGATGCTCCATAACTGGTGTGAAGCCTGCATCTGGGGATTCTCCTTTAAAG CTTGGACcaaaagaggaagatgtggaaaaGCCAGTTAACTCATTTACCTTCTTTCTGCGTTTCATTCTGGGAATCACAGCAGCGGCATACTATGTGCTAGTTCCCATTTACATGTGGATCAAAGATCTGATATTTCCCAAGGGAATGCCTATATGA